From the Lathyrus oleraceus cultivar Zhongwan6 chromosome 4, CAAS_Psat_ZW6_1.0, whole genome shotgun sequence genome, one window contains:
- the LOC127073623 gene encoding probable inactive receptor kinase At2g26730: MSSIIFIIFHLFLQLSCFRVNSEPTQDKQALLAFISQTPHSNRVQWNASDSVCNWVGVQCDASSSYVYSLRLPAVGLVGRVPPNTIGRLTNLRVLSLRSNGLTGEIPSDFSNLTFLRSIYLQKNKFSGGFPSGLTRLTRLTRLDLSSNNFSGSIPFSINNLTHLSGLFLENNTFSGSLPSVTANLNGFDVSNNNLNGSIPNTLSKFPEASFAGNINLCGPPLKSCSPFFPAPAPSPGSIPPVIKPGKKSKKLSTGAIVAIVVGSVLFVALLLLLLLLCLRKRRRQPAKPPKPVVAAARAVPAEAGTSSSKDDITGGSAEAERNKLVFFEGGIYSFDLEDLLRASAEVLGKGSVGTSYKAVLEEGTTVVVKRLKDVVVTKKEFEMQMEILGKIKHENVVPLRAFYFSKDEKLLVYDYTPAGSLSALLHGSRGSGRTPLDWDNRMRIALGASRGLACLHVSGKVVHGNIKSSNILLRGPDNDASVSDFGLNPLFGNGSPSNRVAGYRAPETLETRKVTFKSDVYSFGVLLLELLTGKAPNQASLGEEGIDLPRWVQSVVREEWTAEVFDAELMRFHNIEEEMVQLLQIAMACVSVVPDQRPSMQDVVRMIEDMNRGETDEGLRQSSDDPSKGSEGHTPPQTRTPPRSRTP, from the exons atgtcttctattatttttattatttttcatttatttctGCAGCTGAGTTGTTTCCGAGTTAACTCGGAGCCGACTCAGGACAAGCAAGCTCTCCTTGCTTTCATTTCACAAACACCACACTCTAACCGTGTTCAATGGAACGCTTCCGATTCCGTTTGTAACTGGGTCGGTGTTCAATGCGACGCTTCAAGTTCCTATGTTTATTCGCTCCGTTTACCCGCCGTTGGACTCGTGGGTCGGGTCCCACCAAACACAATCGGAAGGCTAACGAATCTTCGTGTTCTCAGTCTCCGTTCTAATGGTCTCACCGGCGAGATCCCTTCCGATTTCTCTAATTTGACTTTTCTTCGTAGTATATATCTTCAGAAGAATAAATTCTCCGGTGGATTTCCATCTGGTTTAACTCGGTTAACTCGTTTGACTCGCTTGGATCTCTCTTCCAACAACTTTTCGGGTTCGATACCTTTCTCCATTAACAACTTGACTCACCTCAGTGGTCTCTTCTTGGAGAATAACACCTTCTCCGGTAGCCTTCCAAGCGTTACTGCAAATTTGAACGGCTTTGATGTTTCTAATAACAATCTCAACGGTTCAATCCCCAATACGCTGTCGAAATTCCCTGAAGCTTCCTTCGCCGGAAACATAAATCTCTGTGGTCCACCATTGAAATCGTGTAGCCCGTTTTTTCCAGCGCCGGCACCGTCACCGGGTTCCATTCCACCGGTCATTAAACCTGGGAAGAAATCTAAGAAGCTTTCCACCGGCGCCATTGTTGCAATTGTAGTTGGTTCCGTTCTGTTCGTAGCGTTACTGCTTCTACTCTTATTACTCTGTCTCCGGAAACGTCGCCGGCAACCAGCGAAACCACCTAAGCCAGTTGTCGCGGCGGCTCGCGCTGTGCCTGCAGAAGCTGGAACATCGTCTTCCAAGGACGATATAACCGGTGGTTCGGCCGAAGCAGAGAGGAACAAATTGGTGTTCTTTGAGGGAGGAATATACAGTTTCGATTTGGAAGATTTGCTTAGGGCTTCTGCGGAGGTTTTGGGAAAGGGAAGCGTTGGGACTTCGTATAAGGCGGTGTTGGAAGAAGGAACTACGGTGGTTGTTAAGAGGTTGAAAGATGTTGTTGTAACAAAGAAAGAGTTTGAGATGCAAATGGAGATTCTGGGTAAAATTAAGCATGAGAATGTGGTTCCTCTTAGAGCATTTTACTTCTCTAAAGATGAGAAATTGCTTGTTTATGATTACACGCCCGCTGGTAGCTTATCTGCTCTACTTCACG GTAGCAGAGGATCTGGGCGAACACCGTTAGATTGGGACAACCGAATGAGAATAGCACTGGGAGCATCAAGAGGACTAGCATGCCTCCACGTGTCAGGCAAAGTAGTCCACGGCAACATTAAATCTTCCAACATCCTCCTCCGAGGACCCGACAATGACGCAAGCGTTTCGGATTTTGGACTCAACCCGTTATTCGGAAATGGATCTCCATCAAACCGGGTCGCGGGTTACCGTGCACCGGAAACCCTAGAAACCCGAAAAGTCACCTTCAAGTCTGACGTATACAGCTTCGGCGTATTGCTGTTGGAGCTATTAACAGGAAAAGCACCCAATCAAGCTTCACTAGGCGAAGAAGGAATCGATCTACCGAGGTGGGTCCAATCCGTTGTTCGTGAAGAATGGACCGCAGAGGTTTTTGACGCTGAGTTGATGAGGTTTCATAATATCGAAGAAGAGATGGTTCAGTTGTTGCAGATAGCGATGGCTTGTGTTTCTGTGGTGCCTGATCAGAGACCAAGTATGCAAGACGTGGTGCGCATGATTGAGGATATGAATCGCGGTGAAACGGATGAGGGTCTTCGTCAGTCATCTGATGATCCTTCTAAAGGATCTGAGGGTCATACTCCACCTCAGACAAGGACTCCACCTAGATCGCGCACACCGTAG